In the genome of Paenibacillus pabuli, one region contains:
- a CDS encoding beta-glucoside-specific PTS transporter subunit IIABC — translation MNNKDLAKNILELVGGEQNISGLTHCATRLRFVLKDDAKADLKTLDQLEGVLKAQNSGGQVQVVIGAKVDAVYGEVKSLTSDKLGGVDESADSSGPKKKRNPVNVVLETIAGIFTPVLPALVGCGMIKCVATVIAALGWLEGSGFLVIVNMIGDLIFYFLPFFLAVSAANKFKTNPYLAVALAAGLMHPTILNAAAQIADTGVDTIDFLGMPILLMKYSSSVIPIILAVWIMSYVYRFVDQFIPKFLRVLLTPMVVLFIMIPLELIVLGPIGSYIGDWLTQGINYLFSTAGVLAGLILGFFKPIMVMFGMHYALMPIQVQQVASLGSTVLLPAALAANLAQAGAAFGVFVLTKSKTMKSAAGSSGFTALFGITEPAIYGVTLRYKRPFFAGCAAAGLVGGFYSLVHASATAISLPGILALGTYTADRYIYVVIGSVAAIVLGFVFTLMAGIKEDSNGAKPKQQTTEAVSNIPTAVATGVNAEQASPQTASSSSDMLIVSPMTGEIRPISEVEDQAFAQELMGKGIAIVPTDGKVYAPFDGVVEALYRTKHAIGLKAANGVEILIHIGVDTVSLKGKYFNAHIEQGQTIKAGDLLVDFDPEGITSAGYNTITSIVVTNMQQYGDVLTTATSGPIRESEALIKLIP, via the coding sequence ATGAACAACAAAGACTTGGCTAAAAACATACTTGAACTTGTTGGCGGCGAGCAAAATATCTCGGGTCTGACACACTGTGCAACCCGGTTGAGATTTGTATTAAAGGATGATGCCAAAGCGGATTTGAAGACGCTGGATCAGCTGGAGGGAGTACTAAAGGCACAGAATTCCGGAGGACAGGTCCAGGTCGTGATTGGTGCCAAGGTAGATGCAGTATACGGTGAAGTGAAAAGTCTGACTTCAGACAAATTGGGTGGAGTGGACGAATCCGCAGATAGCAGCGGACCGAAGAAGAAACGTAACCCGGTCAATGTAGTGCTGGAGACGATCGCAGGCATATTTACGCCTGTGCTTCCAGCCCTCGTTGGCTGCGGGATGATCAAATGTGTGGCTACAGTAATCGCTGCATTGGGTTGGCTCGAAGGCTCGGGATTCTTGGTTATCGTCAACATGATTGGCGATCTGATCTTCTATTTCCTGCCTTTCTTCCTGGCGGTCAGCGCAGCTAATAAGTTTAAAACCAATCCTTATCTCGCAGTGGCGCTTGCAGCCGGACTCATGCATCCAACCATTTTGAATGCAGCTGCCCAGATCGCCGATACAGGCGTTGATACCATTGATTTTCTTGGAATGCCGATCCTGCTGATGAAATATTCATCCTCGGTCATTCCCATCATACTGGCCGTATGGATCATGAGCTATGTGTACAGATTTGTTGATCAGTTCATACCGAAGTTTCTACGGGTGTTACTTACCCCGATGGTGGTTCTGTTTATCATGATTCCGCTTGAACTCATCGTACTTGGACCCATCGGTTCCTATATCGGTGACTGGCTTACTCAGGGAATTAACTATCTGTTCTCCACAGCAGGCGTTCTTGCCGGTCTGATTCTTGGATTTTTCAAACCGATCATGGTTATGTTCGGTATGCACTATGCACTCATGCCCATTCAGGTACAACAAGTGGCGAGCCTGGGTTCAACCGTGCTGCTGCCGGCTGCACTGGCGGCGAACCTGGCCCAAGCGGGAGCGGCATTCGGTGTGTTTGTACTGACGAAGAGTAAAACGATGAAATCTGCAGCCGGATCAAGCGGCTTCACGGCATTGTTCGGAATCACTGAACCAGCCATCTACGGGGTTACGCTGCGTTACAAACGGCCATTCTTTGCGGGCTGTGCAGCAGCTGGATTAGTCGGAGGGTTTTACAGTCTGGTTCACGCCAGTGCTACAGCAATTTCACTGCCCGGCATCCTCGCTTTGGGGACGTATACTGCTGACCGTTACATCTACGTAGTGATTGGCTCTGTTGCTGCAATCGTACTCGGCTTTGTATTTACTTTGATGGCGGGAATCAAGGAAGATTCCAATGGAGCGAAACCGAAACAACAAACTACAGAAGCAGTAAGTAACATCCCAACGGCTGTTGCAACCGGAGTGAACGCAGAACAAGCTTCGCCCCAGACAGCTTCATCTTCATCGGACATGCTGATTGTCAGTCCAATGACCGGGGAGATCAGACCGATCTCGGAGGTGGAGGATCAGGCATTTGCCCAGGAGCTAATGGGTAAAGGCATTGCAATTGTTCCGACAGATGGCAAGGTATATGCTCCTTTTGACGGGGTAGTAGAAGCATTATACCGAACCAAACACGCCATCGGATTGAAGGCGGCGAATGGGGTTGAGATCCTGATTCATATCGGTGTGGACACCGTCAGTTTGAAAGGGAAATATTTTAACGCACATATCGAGCAGGGACAGACAATCAAAGCAGGTGATTTGTTGGTGGATTTTGATCCGGAAGGCATTACGTCGGCAGGCTATAACACCATTACATCCATTGTGGTAACCAACATGCAGCAGTATGGAGACGTACTGACCACAGCTACCAGCGGCCCGATCCGTGAGAGCGAGGCTTTAATCAAGCTAATTCCGTAA
- a CDS encoding glycoside hydrolase family 1 protein yields the protein MTNSNFPKDFLWGGALSACQAEGAYDVDGKSLTIPEVMKFNEKNDRKVTKQIRVNREMIEEAKNDPDTVKYPKRRGIDFYHTFREDIALFAEMGFKVFRYSISWARVFPGGDDAAPNEKALAFYDQVIDECLKYGMEPLITISHFDTPIVLMDKFGGWYNRKLIDLYISYCDVLFNRYKGKVKYWVTFNEINMSVKASAKTLGIIDYDAPNYEEMLFQGLHHQFVAASRATKLAHEIDPNNQIGSMVAYFTTYPYTCKPEDALQMQQDDQMKNKFYLDVLNKGEYPYYSKTYFKNKEIQLNVEDGDLDSIRAHTADFVGMSYYNSMISSSDTEQLELTAGNVHSVYKNPHLPANEWGWQIDPIGLRYTLNLVYDRYQKPVFILENSSGFYDKLNEDGSINDPYRIDFLSKHIEQMGLAIADGVEVLGYTMWGPIDMISSGTSEMSKRYGFIYVDQDDYGNGTLKRYRKDSFFWYQNVIKTNGEQL from the coding sequence ATGACCAATTCCAACTTTCCAAAAGATTTCTTATGGGGCGGTGCCTTGTCTGCCTGTCAGGCAGAAGGCGCATATGATGTAGATGGCAAGAGCCTGACCATACCGGAAGTGATGAAGTTTAACGAGAAGAACGATCGCAAGGTGACCAAACAGATCAGGGTCAATCGGGAGATGATTGAAGAAGCCAAGAACGACCCGGATACCGTGAAATATCCCAAGCGCCGGGGGATCGATTTCTACCATACGTTCCGTGAGGACATCGCTTTATTTGCCGAGATGGGCTTCAAAGTATTCCGTTACTCCATTTCTTGGGCCAGAGTATTTCCAGGTGGCGATGATGCCGCTCCGAACGAAAAGGCATTAGCGTTCTATGATCAGGTCATTGATGAATGTCTAAAATATGGCATGGAGCCCCTGATCACCATTAGCCATTTTGATACACCAATTGTACTGATGGACAAATTTGGCGGATGGTACAACCGCAAGTTGATCGATCTGTATATAAGCTATTGTGATGTGCTGTTCAATCGTTACAAGGGCAAAGTGAAGTATTGGGTAACGTTCAACGAGATCAACATGAGTGTGAAAGCATCGGCCAAGACGCTCGGAATTATTGATTATGATGCTCCCAATTATGAGGAAATGCTGTTTCAGGGGCTGCATCATCAATTTGTAGCTGCGTCCAGAGCAACCAAGCTGGCCCATGAGATTGATCCGAATAACCAGATCGGAAGTATGGTGGCATATTTTACAACATATCCTTACACATGCAAGCCGGAGGATGCACTTCAGATGCAGCAGGATGATCAGATGAAAAATAAATTCTATTTGGATGTGCTCAATAAAGGCGAGTACCCTTACTACAGTAAAACGTATTTTAAAAACAAGGAAATTCAGCTTAACGTCGAGGATGGCGATCTGGATAGCATTCGCGCACATACGGCGGACTTCGTGGGGATGTCGTATTATAACTCCATGATTTCCAGTAGTGATACCGAACAACTAGAGTTAACAGCCGGGAACGTACACAGCGTCTACAAAAACCCGCATTTGCCTGCAAACGAGTGGGGTTGGCAGATTGATCCGATTGGCCTGCGGTATACGCTTAATCTCGTCTATGATCGGTATCAAAAACCTGTGTTCATTCTGGAGAACAGCTCAGGTTTCTACGACAAGCTGAATGAAGACGGAAGTATCAACGATCCTTATCGAATCGACTTCCTGAGCAAACACATTGAACAGATGGGGCTGGCCATTGCCGATGGTGTGGAGGTTCTGGGGTACACGATGTGGGGACCGATCGACATGATCAGTTCGGGTACTTCCGAGATGAGCAAACGTTACGGGTTCATCTATGTCGATCAGGACGATTATGGCAATGGTACGCTGAAAAGATATCGTAAAGATTCGTTCTTCTGGTATCAGAATGTGATCAAAACGAACGGAGAGCAGCTGTAA
- a CDS encoding 2-keto-3-deoxygluconate permease translates to MNILGRVKKIPGGLLIVPMLLAAVINTLFPSFFQIGDPTTALFTSKGTMVLIGMILLVSGTQLNLSQLLTTLKRAGVLCISRIIISCVFGWAFVHFFGIGGIGGVSAVAFIAILTSCNPGLYLALMNSYGDDVDRAAFGILNLIAVPVIPVMILNSASGVDIDYLSVIATLVPFLIGILLGNLDSNIRKMFAPGTLILLPFLGTSFGSNINLGIAFQSSLSGLLVTVLFLILCMLPLIGIDRALLKRPGYAAAATCSVAGLSMVVPSMAAGFNPAYEPYVETAIAQIAFAVILTSILVPYIVRRLAQPDTAMDSEK, encoded by the coding sequence ATGAATATTCTGGGGCGTGTCAAAAAAATTCCCGGCGGCTTGCTCATTGTCCCCATGCTGCTCGCCGCTGTCATTAACACTCTGTTTCCGTCTTTCTTTCAGATTGGAGATCCAACGACGGCGCTGTTCACTTCAAAAGGAACGATGGTGCTCATTGGCATGATTCTGCTGGTGTCCGGAACACAGTTGAACCTGTCCCAGCTCCTGACGACTTTGAAGAGAGCAGGTGTGCTCTGTATTTCCCGTATAATCATCAGCTGTGTATTCGGCTGGGCGTTCGTACATTTTTTTGGTATAGGCGGGATTGGTGGTGTCTCTGCGGTAGCATTCATTGCCATTCTGACCAGCTGCAATCCGGGACTATATCTGGCGTTAATGAACTCCTATGGCGATGATGTGGATCGAGCTGCATTTGGTATTTTGAATCTCATTGCTGTTCCCGTCATTCCGGTCATGATATTGAATTCGGCAAGTGGTGTCGATATTGATTATCTCAGTGTTATTGCTACGCTGGTGCCTTTTCTGATTGGTATTCTGTTGGGTAATCTGGACAGCAATATTCGTAAGATGTTCGCTCCAGGAACATTGATTCTGCTGCCTTTTCTGGGTACAAGCTTCGGGTCTAATATTAATTTGGGCATTGCATTTCAGTCGAGTCTATCCGGTTTGCTGGTGACTGTGCTGTTTCTGATCCTATGTATGCTGCCTCTTATCGGAATTGATCGTGCGCTGCTCAAACGTCCGGGTTATGCTGCGGCAGCGACTTGTTCGGTTGCTGGTCTATCGATGGTAGTTCCTTCGATGGCCGCAGGATTTAACCCGGCATATGAACCGTATGTGGAGACGGCGATTGCCCAGATTGCTTTTGCAGTTATTCTGACTTCCATTCTGGTTCCGTATATCGTTAGAAGGTTGGCTCAACCTGATACTGCCATGGATTCTGAAAAATAA
- a CDS encoding DEAD/DEAH box helicase, translating to MHPYTETIEVHVALTGYGDALFYGALNTHHFVSGQSLKQRLFAWHAPSFYGTELETRQIEEIELVVLPAEEVIPFFSEMHTLLHIEWKWDEQAEHLIRLAPVLSASIENRKYIPSFTAFRSGQLQWTWDPDSLKKQDRMALGKALEQTDESYAEGLSAAYSASVFQRWYSTEEAATDLRREFPQLFPQSGTAPQTAGMDAQSWLVSIGWKADAAPFRPLLQLLEPEDDEPAWRLRLVLQNKLDAAILVPVRLDSRGRLEGEWPDVWTPFILDRSAGWLEQLRAHLPRVRRVISGSRDVLSDPLGDQDAWLFLTQDSGRLLEAGWQVLLPGWWEAARKKKPKLRAKVKPEEGSERGQSFFGLDSIIHFDWRIAIGDTDLSEEEFADLVARNERLVRFRGEWVPLDPALLEQIRRAMGGVDQEQGLSFQDILHLHLLHNEQREYRNQKRKEGQEEKEEQPQSNENIRLEVELNEHLNRVIAQLGGGQGGAPSLPIPEGLHAELRSYQKEGFAWLGFLRRFGLGACLADDMGLGKTIQFITYLLHLKENQPRLHGEAPALLVCPTSVLGNWQKEISRFAPSINVSLHYGARRLSGEEFREQAEQVDIIITSYATATLDQEMLQSYTWASICLDEAQNIKNAQTKQSMAVRSFPAKHRIALTGTPIENRLSELWSIYDFINPGYLGSARAFQTRFISAIEKDKDEQRMQDLQQLVKPFMLRRKKKDPNIQLDLPDKNEMKTYIHLTGEQSALYDQSVQELMDKMKELEGIKRKGAILSALTQLKQLCDHPLLLTKEALPETISPEGSVTAYDLYSPQDMAMLISRSAKLERLMELVRELRDEGERCLIFTQYIGMGQMLQQVLRQELQEPVLYLHGGTSKTARDRMIDEFQSRTLPAAEQPSVFILSIKAGGVGLNLTAANHVFHFDRWWNPAVENQATDRAYRMGQTKDVQVHKFISLGTLEERIDEMLESKQQLSDNIITSSENWITELSTDELKDLFTRRRDWSG from the coding sequence ATGCACCCTTACACCGAAACGATTGAAGTCCATGTTGCATTGACGGGATATGGGGATGCCTTGTTCTATGGAGCGCTGAACACCCATCACTTTGTATCGGGACAATCGCTTAAACAGCGATTATTTGCTTGGCATGCCCCTTCCTTTTACGGAACAGAATTGGAAACACGACAGATCGAAGAGATTGAACTCGTCGTACTGCCTGCGGAAGAAGTGATTCCCTTCTTCAGCGAAATGCACACCCTTCTGCACATTGAATGGAAGTGGGACGAGCAGGCAGAGCACTTGATCCGGCTGGCCCCGGTACTTTCAGCGTCCATTGAAAATCGGAAATACATCCCTAGCTTTACCGCATTTCGTTCGGGACAACTGCAATGGACCTGGGATCCGGACAGCTTGAAAAAGCAGGATCGAATGGCTCTTGGCAAAGCTCTGGAGCAAACGGATGAAAGCTACGCCGAAGGGTTGAGTGCTGCCTATTCAGCCTCCGTATTTCAGCGATGGTACAGCACGGAAGAAGCAGCCACCGATCTGCGACGCGAGTTCCCCCAGTTGTTTCCACAAAGCGGAACAGCTCCGCAAACGGCCGGCATGGATGCCCAATCCTGGCTCGTGTCCATCGGCTGGAAAGCAGACGCAGCCCCCTTCCGCCCACTCCTGCAATTGCTGGAGCCGGAGGATGATGAACCGGCATGGCGGCTGCGTCTGGTATTGCAGAATAAGCTGGATGCAGCCATACTCGTTCCCGTTCGACTGGATTCACGTGGCCGGTTGGAAGGTGAATGGCCGGACGTGTGGACGCCGTTCATCCTTGATCGTTCGGCAGGATGGCTGGAGCAGCTGCGTGCACATCTGCCCCGAGTTCGCCGTGTGATCAGCGGCAGCCGAGATGTACTCAGTGATCCATTGGGAGATCAGGATGCTTGGCTGTTCCTGACGCAAGACAGCGGGCGACTGCTCGAGGCTGGCTGGCAAGTACTGCTTCCGGGTTGGTGGGAAGCTGCGCGCAAGAAGAAACCCAAGCTGCGTGCCAAGGTGAAACCGGAGGAAGGCAGTGAACGGGGACAGTCGTTCTTTGGACTGGACTCGATCATTCATTTTGACTGGCGTATTGCGATTGGGGATACGGATCTCAGCGAAGAAGAATTCGCTGATCTCGTGGCCCGTAATGAACGGCTGGTCCGCTTCCGTGGAGAATGGGTTCCCCTTGATCCGGCCTTGCTTGAGCAGATTCGCCGGGCCATGGGCGGTGTGGATCAGGAACAGGGGCTATCGTTTCAGGATATTCTGCACCTGCATCTGCTGCATAATGAGCAGCGCGAATATCGCAACCAGAAACGCAAGGAAGGACAGGAAGAGAAAGAAGAACAACCACAATCCAACGAGAACATTCGACTTGAGGTGGAATTGAACGAACACCTGAACCGGGTCATTGCACAGCTAGGCGGCGGACAAGGTGGAGCTCCTTCTCTCCCGATTCCGGAAGGACTTCATGCTGAGCTGCGTTCCTATCAAAAGGAAGGATTCGCTTGGCTCGGATTTTTGCGCCGCTTCGGTCTCGGGGCTTGTCTTGCGGATGACATGGGTCTGGGCAAAACCATTCAATTCATCACATATCTGCTGCATCTCAAGGAGAATCAGCCGCGCTTGCATGGAGAAGCCCCTGCCCTGCTCGTATGTCCCACTTCCGTACTTGGGAACTGGCAGAAGGAAATCAGCCGTTTCGCGCCTTCAATTAACGTCAGTTTGCATTACGGGGCACGAAGACTGAGCGGAGAAGAGTTCCGGGAACAGGCTGAACAGGTGGATATCATCATTACCTCCTATGCAACAGCTACTCTGGATCAAGAGATGTTGCAGTCATATACGTGGGCATCGATCTGTCTGGATGAGGCGCAAAATATTAAAAACGCCCAAACGAAGCAGTCTATGGCGGTACGCAGTTTCCCGGCCAAACACCGTATTGCACTGACTGGTACGCCGATTGAAAATCGGTTGTCCGAGCTGTGGTCCATCTATGATTTTATCAACCCGGGATATCTGGGCAGTGCACGTGCATTCCAAACTCGCTTTATCAGTGCGATTGAGAAGGATAAGGACGAGCAGCGCATGCAGGATCTGCAGCAGCTGGTGAAGCCATTCATGCTGCGCCGCAAGAAGAAAGATCCGAATATTCAACTCGATCTGCCGGACAAAAATGAGATGAAAACCTACATTCACCTTACGGGTGAACAAAGTGCACTATATGACCAGTCCGTTCAGGAACTGATGGACAAAATGAAAGAGTTGGAAGGCATCAAACGCAAAGGTGCGATTCTCTCTGCATTAACCCAGCTCAAGCAGTTGTGTGATCACCCCCTACTGCTGACCAAGGAAGCCTTGCCGGAAACAATCTCCCCGGAAGGCTCTGTAACAGCGTATGACCTGTACAGTCCTCAGGACATGGCCATGCTGATCAGCCGCTCCGCGAAGCTGGAACGACTGATGGAACTGGTCCGCGAACTGCGGGACGAGGGCGAACGGTGCCTGATTTTCACACAGTACATCGGCATGGGACAGATGCTGCAACAGGTATTAAGACAGGAGCTGCAGGAACCTGTACTGTATCTGCATGGGGGTACGTCCAAAACAGCAAGGGATCGTATGATTGACGAGTTCCAATCGCGGACATTGCCTGCGGCAGAGCAGCCGTCGGTCTTTATTCTGTCCATCAAAGCAGGCGGCGTGGGATTGAACCTGACCGCAGCGAATCATGTATTCCACTTTGACCGCTGGTGGAACCCTGCCGTGGAAAATCAGGCCACTGACCGCGCCTATCGGATGGGACAGACGAAGGATGTTCAGGTACACAAGTTCATCTCGCTGGGCACACTTGAAGAACGCATTGACGAGATGCTAGAGAGCAAGCAGCAGCTCAGTGACAATATCATCACCAGCTCTGAGAACTGGATTACCGAACTGTCGACGGATGAGCTGAAGGATCTGTTCACCCGGCGCCGCGACTGGTCGGGTTAA
- a CDS encoding SWIM zinc finger family protein — protein sequence MMNIPNDMKMDDAQWQQLIRQVAEHFNNLTIMRGFQYYKQKRVGPLTYTEQNGILAEVQGSEEYKVTLSLQSLTTSHCTCPVGSHCKHMIAVLMSYAEQLGRPVHGIVNAHSSTALKQAAKPAAIATSGRSDYAAHEEDLTIPDNQYSQIKERATELADLEITEWHELFRACLKRLGTGTPSTSYVQAAADELYSIKPKLHSGMDQLFELHVQLYLIRFCVPGRNSITHTPVYLSYPAQLAVDALQKGLEQTFSRPLDFSGLKGTKLEHQWERLEETSAYLRTQMISETASMMFFAPIYRQLWLSWIVPHLQEHGKTLESELAFLQEMENSLTAASTPTKPGESVLSVANLTEKGSGAPIKSVTLPLPLVLAQSWIYFHMGQDEQAWQRLISGSSAYGIPPEHLLHFLHVLADASNWKRLGEWLVQLGPLLANRRNSPLNDYMQLWDTAIHHLPDVENSMWDTLVSMLPHSRPAYEEAMHSRGQWRRWIDFQLSTETEPLEFRVAVLQPIEKDAPELLLPFYHQAVDRYIGHKNRDGYKAAVKLLKRLSKIYKKLKQEEHWEQFITTLAVRNSRLRALQEELRKGKLIS from the coding sequence ATGATGAACATACCTAATGACATGAAGATGGATGATGCGCAGTGGCAGCAGCTGATCAGGCAGGTCGCCGAACACTTTAACAACCTGACGATTATGCGCGGATTCCAATATTATAAACAGAAACGCGTCGGACCATTAACCTACACCGAACAAAACGGAATTTTGGCTGAAGTGCAAGGCTCCGAAGAGTATAAGGTAACCCTGAGCTTGCAATCGCTCACCACCAGTCACTGTACCTGTCCGGTTGGTTCTCATTGCAAACATATGATAGCCGTTCTAATGAGTTATGCGGAGCAACTGGGGCGACCCGTACACGGCATTGTGAACGCCCACTCCAGTACGGCACTAAAACAGGCTGCAAAACCTGCTGCTATAGCGACTTCTGGACGTTCGGATTACGCAGCGCATGAAGAGGATCTAACCATCCCTGATAACCAGTATAGCCAGATCAAGGAACGTGCAACGGAGCTTGCAGATCTTGAGATCACGGAATGGCATGAGCTGTTTCGGGCATGCCTGAAACGACTGGGAACAGGTACGCCGAGTACATCTTATGTGCAGGCTGCAGCGGACGAGCTCTATTCCATCAAACCTAAGTTGCACTCTGGCATGGACCAGTTATTTGAGCTGCATGTTCAGTTGTACCTGATTCGCTTCTGTGTGCCTGGCCGCAATTCAATTACACATACACCTGTGTATCTGAGCTATCCCGCTCAACTTGCCGTGGATGCGCTCCAGAAAGGGTTGGAACAGACCTTTAGTCGGCCGTTGGATTTCTCCGGTCTAAAGGGCACAAAGCTTGAACACCAATGGGAAAGGCTTGAGGAAACCTCGGCTTACCTGCGTACGCAGATGATATCAGAGACAGCCAGCATGATGTTCTTCGCCCCGATTTACCGACAATTATGGTTAAGCTGGATCGTGCCTCATCTTCAGGAACACGGGAAAACGCTGGAGTCAGAGCTGGCGTTCCTACAGGAAATGGAGAACAGCCTGACTGCTGCCTCCACCCCCACCAAACCTGGGGAGAGTGTGCTGAGCGTAGCGAATCTGACGGAAAAAGGGAGCGGTGCCCCGATTAAATCTGTCACTCTGCCCTTACCGCTGGTGTTGGCACAGAGCTGGATCTATTTCCATATGGGACAAGATGAACAGGCTTGGCAACGATTAATCAGCGGAAGCTCGGCATATGGCATCCCGCCGGAGCATCTGCTTCATTTTCTTCATGTGCTTGCAGATGCTTCGAACTGGAAACGGCTCGGCGAGTGGTTAGTGCAGCTCGGACCTTTGCTCGCGAACCGACGGAACTCCCCTCTGAATGATTACATGCAGTTGTGGGACACAGCCATTCATCATCTGCCTGATGTAGAAAACAGCATGTGGGACACACTGGTCAGCATGCTGCCCCATTCACGACCTGCTTATGAAGAAGCGATGCATTCCCGGGGACAGTGGCGTCGATGGATTGATTTTCAACTGAGCACAGAAACGGAGCCGCTTGAATTCCGGGTAGCTGTGCTGCAGCCGATTGAAAAGGATGCACCTGAGTTGCTGCTTCCTTTCTACCATCAGGCTGTGGATCGTTATATCGGACACAAAAACAGGGACGGATACAAAGCAGCCGTGAAACTGTTGAAGCGTCTGTCCAAAATTTATAAAAAATTGAAGCAGGAAGAACACTGGGAGCAGTTTATCACCACTTTGGCTGTTCGCAACAGCCGACTGCGCGCCCTGCAGGAAGAGCTTCGGAAAGGTAAGTTGATCTCATGA
- a CDS encoding endonuclease/exonuclease/phosphatase family protein: MKILTLNTHAWAEEDQLNKISQLADFINTHQFDVISMQEVNQSMQEAVLSAEELKHYFATESDAVIKKDNYAYVLLTQLTESYYWTWIPAHIGFQKYDEGLAILSRTPITQAFGEYVSHMRDYDNYRTRKIVGIQTAVEGEATWFVNGHYNWWDDEQEPFKGQWELTESKLAPYMDQPLYIMGDFNNVAEVRGEGYDYMMSKGWNDLYTTAVQKDDGATVVKAIAGWADNKRDLRIDYIFSNRPVRAKSSTVVLNGKNGPVVSDHYGVAVEI; this comes from the coding sequence ATGAAAATACTTACGTTAAATACACACGCTTGGGCAGAAGAAGACCAACTTAACAAGATCAGTCAGCTGGCTGATTTTATCAATACACACCAATTTGATGTGATCTCCATGCAAGAGGTTAATCAATCCATGCAAGAAGCAGTGCTGTCTGCAGAGGAATTGAAACATTACTTTGCCACGGAATCGGATGCTGTGATCAAAAAAGATAACTATGCCTACGTCCTGCTTACGCAACTGACCGAGAGCTATTACTGGACATGGATTCCGGCGCATATCGGTTTCCAAAAATACGATGAAGGGCTGGCCATCTTGAGCCGGACGCCGATCACACAGGCTTTTGGTGAATATGTATCTCACATGCGGGATTATGACAACTACCGGACACGCAAAATTGTAGGTATACAGACGGCCGTCGAAGGTGAAGCAACCTGGTTTGTGAATGGACATTATAACTGGTGGGATGATGAACAAGAACCTTTCAAGGGGCAGTGGGAACTGACCGAAAGCAAGCTTGCTCCATATATGGACCAGCCGCTGTATATTATGGGTGATTTCAATAATGTCGCAGAAGTACGTGGGGAAGGCTATGATTATATGATGAGCAAGGGCTGGAATGACCTGTACACGACAGCTGTGCAAAAGGATGACGGTGCAACCGTGGTCAAAGCCATTGCCGGCTGGGCGGATAACAAACGTGATCTGCGTATTGATTATATTTTCTCCAACCGTCCGGTACGGGCGAAGTCTTCGACGGTAGTTCTCAACGGAAAGAACGGTCCTGTGGTCTCTGACCATTACGGCGTAGCTGTCGAAATTTAA
- a CDS encoding methyl-accepting chemotaxis protein, with protein MSILDSLVNAMPFVRQMFRDDVSISINDHEKVLYFAEANSLEIGVKVGDELHEDYKDFKMLINKDTRTVARMPGDLQGRPFDSILIPIKENDQVVGILGVNYALDNHITLETLISENEATIHALVGGIQQIAAHSEELSATSEEILRNSKKASENSVNVTKVTNVIREVSEQTNLLGLNAMIEAARVGDLGSGFGVVASEVRKLSDHTKQAAADIESSLGSVQDSIKHMEQEIGQITTATVDQAGLVNEFMESIEQLSETSANLKAFVQKMLALE; from the coding sequence TTGAGTATTCTGGACTCTCTGGTTAATGCTATGCCTTTTGTAAGACAGATGTTTCGTGATGATGTATCCATATCTATTAATGATCATGAGAAAGTATTGTATTTTGCCGAAGCCAATAGTCTGGAGATTGGTGTAAAAGTTGGGGATGAACTGCATGAGGATTATAAGGATTTTAAAATGCTTATTAACAAGGACACACGTACCGTGGCCCGCATGCCTGGTGATCTGCAAGGTAGACCCTTTGATTCCATCCTGATTCCAATTAAGGAAAACGATCAGGTTGTGGGCATACTCGGTGTGAACTACGCATTGGATAATCACATCACACTGGAAACGCTAATTAGCGAAAATGAAGCGACCATTCATGCACTGGTTGGTGGAATTCAGCAGATTGCAGCTCATTCAGAGGAACTGTCGGCGACATCGGAAGAAATCCTGCGCAACTCCAAAAAAGCCTCCGAGAACTCGGTCAATGTGACCAAAGTGACAAACGTCATCCGTGAAGTATCCGAACAAACCAACCTGCTTGGCTTAAATGCTATGATTGAAGCGGCTCGTGTCGGAGATCTGGGAAGCGGCTTTGGTGTTGTTGCCAGTGAGGTCCGCAAGCTGTCCGATCACACCAAACAAGCAGCAGCCGATATCGAGTCATCCCTTGGAAGCGTCCAGGATTCCATTAAACATATGGAACAGGAGATCGGTCAGATTACAACAGCAACGGTGGATCAGGCTGGGCTGGTAAACGAATTTATGGAAAGTATTGAGCAGCTTAGTGAAACCAGTGCGAATCTGAAAGCATTTGTGCAAAAGATGCTGGCACTGGAATAA